In Topomyia yanbarensis strain Yona2022 chromosome 2, ASM3024719v1, whole genome shotgun sequence, one DNA window encodes the following:
- the LOC131678331 gene encoding uncharacterized protein LOC131678331: MDDTNAKNPHLEISEIMCAKCGKRETIEVSFNAIPIAAWRCDRCRATSSVASCKSEHGDTNATRLAMQMQFIEQEQAIRLRRLERESELEKLRIKQEQTVEQKLLEERETLERRFLKERFEMLSMNIPNDRESVHSRGSHRHSVEKVNDWIEQSRRQLVGNQVDPEIVARPTNGTTNEVRTIPSNGTTSHVSAPQPFPYESSGSQADTRSVSALNSICSVGRRSLDAPHIDLAPDTERRPFKAPRDPSKGPSQQQIAARHVMPRDLPTFSGNPEEWPLFISQYNNTTLACGYSNAENLVRLQRCLKGHALESMRCSLLVPDTVPQVIDDLRMLYGRPALLVEMLLRKVRSIPAPRSDKLEMLIDFGMAVNNLCRHLEAVEQKSHLTNPMLLQELEDKLPADIRLQWALRKGTMSGADLLHLNDFLMTLVRAASQVAHRTVAPNERQKVKDKTFVHAHSESEQPVHSNVVLAPNVPKTHKNCPVCKMAEHAVKECPEFKSSEVEQRWKILHTLKLCRSCLNGHGKKPCRFSTQCGQDGCQYRHHILLHSAPRTPNQASHPTSHGRRPIAGPSTSESHTHRSKESALLFKMLPVTLHGKNGVVETFAFLDDGSDSTLIESTLANKLGITGLVRPLTLKWTNNVTRQENESQVVQVSISGRNKARRYVMNARTVSKLQLPKQTLHFQGLAEKYLHLRGLPVTSYEAATPQIIIGLNNLHISMPLKFREGGERHPVAIKTRLGWSVYGGEGEDDLNHTFHIHEKELHEVVREYICQEDLGVKAITVESDEEKRANSILESTTIRVGDRFETGLLWKQDYFEFPDSYYMALKRLQCLERRMAREPTLKENLHRQIREYQDKQYAHRASEAELQNADPRRIWYLPIGAVVNPKKPHKVRLIWDAAAKVESVSLNSMLMKGPDLLVSLAAVLFRFRKGSIAVSADVKEMFHQVQIRTADRHSQRFLWTEDPSKPPEIYLMNVATFGATCSPCSAQYIKNKNAQEFNEKFPKAAEAVLKGHYVDDYVDSFNTIEEAREIALQVKWIQSKAGFDLRNWLSNSPELNAVLGGSSNAMIKDLMLGGGESSERVLGMLWSPEDDSLGFSAKMRADVQLLIDENKRPTKRQVLRCVMTIYDPLGLLTSILVHGKVLIQQIWRSGVGWDDWIDDVAFERWLQWIEMIPKVNQIRVPRCYHGIRSRLYTDIQLHVFVDASEAAYACAAYFRYLIDDGTANTVLVTAKSKVAPLRPISIPRLELNAAVLGARVAKFVKENHRVEISKTVFWSDSTTVLAWIQETEWPQQFVNPLCTDEEIRSCFTHHTIQNRSQLLDYSRFSKWTTMLRTMAYVLRYVNILKEKRTGLEICVGRLTQEELQNAERAIWKAVQWECYKDEILALEKGFQSPDMPAQTIDKGSSIYTYSPTVDELGVLRMDSRAKSAPNIPSEAKFPVILPKNHRVTELILNDYHYKYHHANPETITNEVRQRFVIPFLRVAVRRMSRNCQLCRIKRAQPAAPRMAPLPAARLASFVRPFSYVGLDYFGPILVRQGRCEVKRWIALFTCLTIRAVPVEVVHNLTTEACIKSVRRFVCRRGAPLEIYSDNATNFMGAEIILRDQVSKINKELADTFTSTSTKWLFIPPASPHMGGCWERMVRSIKTAMSQISTHRRLDDEGLLTLVIEAEAIVNSRPLTYMPLDTPEQESLTPNHFLLGSSSGAKQPIAELTTTASVLKGGWNQIRHQLDTFWRRWTKEYLPTITRRTKWFKEVKPVAVGDLVLIADDPKRNNWIRGRVTRTIIARDGRVRQAVVSTSKGEFRRRVIKLAVLDVNDVGKTATDTQSYGGQDVTTNAAGNPTSIDFAAGV; this comes from the exons ATGGATGACACCAATGCTAAAAACCCTCATCTGGAAATATCAGAGATAATGTGTGCTAAGTGCGGTAAGCGAGAAACGATTGAAGTTTCCTTCAATGCGATACCAATAGCAGCTTGGAGATGCGATAGATGCCGGGCTACAAGTAGCGTGGCTTCGTGTAAAAGTGAACACGGAGATACGAATGCAACTAGACTGGCAATGCAGATGCAGTTTATCGAGCAAGAGCAAGCGATCCGTCTACGACGGTTAGAACGAGAGAGTGAGCTAGAGAAACTTCGCATTAAACAAGAGCAGACGGTAGAACAAAAACTACTCGAAGAGCGAGAGACGTTAGAGAGACGATTTCTCAAAGAACGTTTCGAGATGTTATCGATGAACATCCCGAACGATAGGGAAAGTGTACACAGTCGGGGAAGTCATCGCCACAGCGTCGAAAAGGTGAACGATTGGATCGAGCAATCCCGCCGACAACTGGTCGGGAATCAGGTTGACCCTGAAATAGTTGCTCGCCCAACAAACGGCACTACTAACGAAGTGCGAACCATTCCGTCGAACGGAACGACCAGCCACGTATCGGCTCCCCAACCCTTTCCCTATGAATCGTCGGGCTCACAAGCCGACACGAGATCAGTATCTGCTCTGAATTCCATATGCAGTGTTGGACGTCGCTCTCTCGATGCACCGCACATCGATCTTGCTCCCGATACAGAGCGCCGCCCTTTTAAAGCGCCACGTGATCCTTCCAAAGGACCTTCGCAGCAGCAGATTGCAGCTCGGCACGTCATGCCACGTGATTTACCAACCTTTTCGGGAAACCCCGAAGAATGGCCTCTATTTATAAGCCAATATAACAATACGACATTAGCTTGTGGGTATAGCAATGCAGAGAATCTTGTGCGACTTCAGCGATGCTTGAAGGGACACGCGTTAGAATCGATGCGATGCAGTCTCTTAGTGCCAGACACCGTTCCCCAAGTTATAGATGATCTCAGAATGCTGTACGGTCGCCCCGCGCTCTTGGTGGAGATGCTGCTGAGAAAAGTTCGAAGTATACCAGCTCCGCGGTCAGACAAGCTAGAAATGTTGATCGATTTCGGTATGGCGGTTAATAATCTCTGTAGGCATTTAGAAGCAGTAGAGCAAAAATCCCATCTGACCAATCCGATGTTGCTGCAAGAGCTGGAAGACAAATTACCTGCTGATATACGATTACAATGGGCGCTTAGGAAAGGGACTATGAGCGGTGCAGATTTATTGCATTTAAATGATTTCCTCATGACGCTTGTTCGAGCAGCTAGCCAGGTAGCACATCGTACTGTAGCTCCTAATGAGAGGCAAAAAGTAAAGGATAAAACTTTCGTTCATGCTCATTCGGAATCAGAGCAACCCGTTCATTCGAATGTAGTACTAGCTCCCAACGTACCGAAAACCCATAAAAACTGTCCTGTATGCAAGATGGCGGAACATGCCGTGAAAGAATGTCCGGAGTTTAAATCGTCGGAAGTCGAACAGCGATGGAAGATTTTACATACCCTGAAACTGTGCCGGAGCTGCCTGAATGGTCATGGCAAAAagccatgcagattttcaaccCAATGTGGACAGGATGGATGCCAGTACCGTCATCATATTTTGCTGCATTCCGCGCCTAGAACGCCAAATCAGGCATCACATCCTACCTCGCATGGGAGGAGACCAATTGCTGGCCCATCTACATCAGAAAGTCACACGCATCGATCGAAAGAGTCAGCACTGCTTTTCAAGATGCTGCCTGTCACGCTCCATGGAAAGAACGGAGTCGTTGAGACTTTCGCGTTTTTGGACGATGGTTCGGATTCAACGCTGATCGAAAGTACCCTAGCAAATAAGCTAGGCATAACAGGATTAGTTAGGCCTTTAACGCTGAAGTGGACTAACAACGTTACTCGGCAAGAGAACGAATCGCAGGTTGTTCAAGTTAGTATCTCTGGACGAAACAAGGCAAGACGGTACGTCATGAATGCACGCACGGTTAGTAAGCTGCAGCTGCCCAAACAGACTCTTCACTTTCAAGGGCTAGCAGAAAAGTATTTGCACCTACGCGGTCTTCCAGTGACAAGTTATGAAGCGGCTACTCCACAGATAATTATCGGACTAAATAATTTGCACATTTCGATGCCACTTAAATTTAGGGAAGGTGGCGAACGGCACCCAGTGGCAATAAAGACTAGGCTCGGCTGGAGTGTTTACGGAGGCGAAGGTGAAGACGATTTAAATCACACATTCCACATCCATGAGAAGGAACTGCACGAGGTCGTTAGGGAATACATCTGTCAGGAAGATCTCGGAGTTAAAGCCATAACGGTTGAATCAGATGAGGAAAAGCGAGCTAACAGCATCCTGGAAAGCACCACGATTCGAGTTGGCGACCGGTTTGAGACCGGACTGCTCTGGAAGCAGGATTATTTTGAGTTTCCTGATAGCTATTATATGGCTCTCAAACGTCTGCAGTGTCTCGAACGAAGAATGGCCCGAGAGCCAACTTTAAAGGAAAATCTTCACCGACAAATAAGGGAATACCAAGACAAGCAATACGCTCACCGTGCAAGCGAAGCAGAATTACAGAATGCTGACCCGAGGAGAATTTGGTATCTCCCAATAGGCGCAGTAGTGAACCCAAAAAAGCCACATAAAGTACGGCTAATTTGGGATGCTGCCGCGAAGGTCGAGAGCGTGTCCCTGAACAGCATGCTGATGAAAGGTCCAGATTTATTAGTATCTCTTGCGGCAGTGctgtttcgatttcgaaaaGGATCAATCGCTGTGAGCGCAGACGTGAAAGAAATGTTTCACCAAGTTCAAATAAGGACCGCCGACCGCCACTCGCAGAGATTTCTTTGGACGGAAGATCCGTCAAAACCACCTGAAATCTACCTCATGAACGTAGCTACCTTCGGTGCAACGTGCTCCCCATGCTCCGCGcaatatataaaaaacaaaaacgcaCAGGAGTTCAACGAAAAGTTTCCAAAGGCAGCCGAGGCCGTTTTGAAAGGCCATTATGTTGACGACTATGTCGACAGTTTCAATACGATTGAAGAGGCACGAGAAATAGCCTTGCAAGTAAAGTGGATTCAATCCAAAGCGGGATTCGATTTACGCAATTGGCTGAGTAATTCTCCCGAACTGAATGCGGTACTGGGTGGATCATCGAATGCAATGATAAAGGATCTGATGTTGGGCGGTGGTGAGTCCTCGGAACGAGTTTTAGGAATGCTGTGGTCACCTGAAGACGACTCGCTCGGGTTCTCTGCAAAAATGAGAGCTGATGTACAGCTACTCATAGATGAAAACAAAAGACCAACGAAAAGGCAGGTGCTCAGATGTGTTATGACCATCTACGACCCTCTGGGACTGCTTACATCAATACTCGTCCATGGAAAAGTGTTAATTCAACAAATTTGGCGCTCTGGAGTCGGATGGGATGACTGGATCGATGATGTCGCTTTCGAAAGGTGGCTGCAATGGATAGAGATGATACCAAAGGTCAACCAAATTCGAGTACCGCGATGCTACCATGGCATCAGATCACGCCTGTACACGGATATCCAGCTGCATGTATTCGTTGATGCTAGCGAAGCTGCGTATGCATGTGCAGCATACTTCCGATATCTAATCGACGATGGAACGGCCAATACCGTTCTGGTGACGGCGAAATCAAAAGTTGCTCCTCTTAGACCAATTTCCATTCCTCGTCTTGAGTTAAACGCTGCAGTACTTGGAGCTCGAGTAGCGAAATTTGTAAAGGAAAATCATCGAGTGGAAATTTCGAAAACCGTCTTCTGGAGCGATTCAACTACGGTGTTAGCATGGatccag GAAACTGAATGGCCTCAACAGTTTGTAAACCCATTATGTACGGATGAGGAAATCCGATCGTGCTTCACGCACCACACGATTCAAAATCGTAGCCAGCTACTGGATTATAGTCGATTCTCAAAATGGACCACCATGCTTCGAACTATGGCGTATGTGTTGCGGTATGTAAACATTCTAAAAGAAAAACGTACTGGATTGGAGATTTGCGTCGGTCGTCTCACACAGGAAGAATTGCAAAATGCAGAGCGGGCCATTTGGAAAGCCGTGCAGTGGGAGTGCTACAAGGATGAAATCTTGGCATTAGAGAAAGGTTTCCAGTCACCAGATATGCCAGCTCAAACAATCGACAAAGGTAGCTCGATATATACATATTCACCAACAGTAGATGAACTCGGTGTTTTACGCATGGACAGTCGAGCTAAATCAGCACCGAACATACCATCAGAAGCGAAGTTTCCAGTAATTTTGCCAAAAAATCATCGAGTGACAGAGCTGATTCTCAATGATTATCACTACAAATACCATCACGCTAATCCAGAAACTATTACAAACGAGGTCCGCCAACGATTTGTTATTCCTTTTCTGCGTGTTGCAGTACGGCGCATGTCGAGGAACTGCCAACTTTGCAGAATCAAGCGGGCTCAACCAGCGGCGCCAAGAATGGCACCTCTACCGGCCGCCAGGTTAGCGTCATTCGTTCGTCCCTTTTCGTATGTAGGACTGGACTACTTCGGACCTATTCTGGTGCGTCAAGGAAGATGTGAGGTAAAGCGGTGGATAGCTCTTTTCACCTGTCTGACGATAAGGGCCGTGCCTGTAGAAGTGGTTCACAACCTGACCACCGAAGCTTGCATAAAAAGTGTGCGAAGGTTCGTTTGTCGCCGAGGGGCTCCACTTGAAATCTACAGCGACAACGCGACTAATTTTATGGGAGCCGAAATCATTCTACGAGATCAGGTGAGCAAAATCAACAAAGAATTGGCCGACACGTTTACTAGCACGTCCACCAAGTGGCTATTCATACCTCCTGCATCTCCGCACATGGGCGGCTGCTGGGAGAGAATGGTGAGATCCATTAAGACGGCGATGTCTCAAATTTCTACACATCGACGTTTGGACGACGAAGGATTGCTCACTTTGGTTATCGAAGCAGAGGCGATAGTCAATTCACGACCCTTGACATACATGCCTCTGGACACACCTGAACAAGAGTCGCTGACTCCAAACCACTTTCTGCTAGGTAGTTCTAGCGGAGCTAAGCAGCCTATTGCGGAATTAACTACAACTGCTTCGGTGCTTAAAGGAGGGTGGAATCAAATTCGTCATCAGTTGGACACGTTTTGGCGACGTTGGACCAAGGAATATTTACCAACTATAACACGGAGAACTAAATGGTTTAAGGAAGTTAAACCAGTGGCAGTCGGTGATTTGGTTTTAATAGCTGATGATCCAAAACGCAACAATTGGATTCGAGGACGAGTAACAAGAACGATCATCGCTAGGGATGGCAGAGTGCGTCAGGCGGTAGTTTCCACATCGAAGGGTGAATTTCGACGTCGAGttataaagctcgctgtatTAGATGTTAATGATGTCGGTAAAACTGCAACAGACACGCAGTCTTACGGGGGCCAGGATGTTACCACGAACGCGGCTGGTAACCCTACATCGATCGATTTTGCTGCGGGGGTATAA
- the LOC131678334 gene encoding uncharacterized protein K02A2.6-like yields the protein MATDADDWVKSCETCAVNGRPEKPTPMNRIFAPKTVWETIAIDFNGPYARYGGVSILVIIDYRSRYAIARPVKSTSFENMKKILDDVFSKEGYPDLIKSDNGPPFNGENYKSYCNERGIQTVFSMPFFPQQNGLVENFMKVVNKAMSAASSGGNFNDELQAAVIAHIAAAHSVTRMPPEEVMYGRKIRRGLPLLNRGKANIDGQLLDARDAEVFKSSCRCSTRCETVQRTPGGRCYS from the coding sequence ATGGCCACTGATGCGGATGACTGGGTTAAGTCATGCGAGACATGTGCCGTAAACGGAAGGCCAGAGAAACCCACTCCGATGAATCGTATATTCGCTCCTAAAACGGTTTGGGAAACGATAGCAATCGACTTCAACGGCCCTTATGCAAGATATGGAGGAGTTTCGATATTAGTCATAATCGATTACAGATCGAGATACGCAATTGCAAGACCAGTAAAATCAACTAGCTTCGAAAACATGAAGAAGATCCTTGATGACGTGTTCAGCAAAGAAGGGTATCCTGATCTTATAAAGTCGGACAACGGTCCACCATTCAACGGCGAAAACTACAAAAGCTACTGCAACGAAAGAGGAATACAGACAGTTTTCTCCATGCCATTCTTTCCTCAACAGAATGGTTTAGTGGAGAATTTCATGAAAGTCGTAAATAAGGCGATGTCCGCGGCTTCAAGTGGGGGCAATTTTAATGACGAACTGCAGGCAGCTGTCATTGCACATATTGCAGCGGCCCATTCAGTCACTAGGATGCCTCCGGAAGAGGTTATGTATGGAAGAAAAATCCGTCGAGGTCTACCACTACTAAACCGTGGTAAAGCGAATATAGATGGGCAATTATTGGACGCAAGAGACGCCGAAGTATTCAAAAGCTCATGCAGATGCTCGACGAGATGCGAAACCGTGCAGCGTACGCCCGGGGGACGTTGTTATTCTTGA